A region from the Palaemon carinicauda isolate YSFRI2023 chromosome 9, ASM3689809v2, whole genome shotgun sequence genome encodes:
- the LOC137646531 gene encoding uncharacterized protein gives MEQLHRAKAAAEGWVTRVSNRIEDLLVRDPPPTSCDLIEALEEMDKRLFKLEEVQDKLEMLLEPEELENYLEQADRARLRARQTRLRCANRLKDISAAGISDDDRGSSASTASIHARLPKLELPRFDGEITQWQSFWDQFSSHIDNTELPVISKLTYLLSLLDGPAKDVVQGVPHTSASYRTVVDLLKERFGKSVCIIHAHVQALLSLQVPVNQGKSYTKQLWRLRDEVIKRTRSLDALGVTGNQCEVLLTPIIVSRLPMELRLQWSRECSGHESDLEWLLEWLKREIEVLERSEMYRKNIPASGPHGRNEERKNINSKDGRDNLYTTPALHAVSQSEGSNCVFCTKLNHKSERCHKFLALDGQQRYDKIRELGVCFKCLNKGHISKNCKVRCTKCQGGHNVVMCGIKVNMAPQTNVENGDHVAPPSASMLSGHYSNKTVLQTAKVKVMNNKGGFVTAKLLFDSGCDRSYVSSKFTEICKPEWVTRTEAPYSSFGGHSSGKDIETNVYKLNVLDNKGEIIPIFAASIPKICNPLVRPVVPTHILDAFSHLDLADDFDDSSLLEIDILIGLDYYWSLMNPEDAVQVGKTVAMSSVFGWVLSGNVGKGCNFTKVVSTSSLSDFVSSSPQLLSISGVSDADMSYFWDLETIGITSKECKEDIKESVVQEFEDKIDFVNGRYEVQLPWKNNSIKDSLMSNVNQAMKRLNKLLVRFEKDGDLKDAYMNVFDEYASLGIIEEIPSEDLVSQGPIYYMPHRPVVKLNSSTTKIRPVFDASAKGPIGISLNDCMLTGPSLNPDLVEILIRFRRWPYVISADVVKAFLQINVHSQDKNVHRFLMPGKDGVRHMRFNRVVFGNTSSPFLLNVVVKHHLSNYSECEAVQDLKRDMYVDNWFSGADTVEEVATKFKTAYDIMADANMSLEKVSSNSVVIASKFKDKMQILSDDEINMVLGLKWSNYDDKFSYFGLHLGPDFEISYTKRTVLSLIAKVFDPCGFISPFIMYAKIIFQDIWKLGISWDDKLPDELERKFKKWIDSTRYFSSLAIRRCYFTNVPWKSIEHIEIHGFGDASEKGFGACVYLRVCLGNDCQSSLVMSKARVAPIKKLTLPKLELMGALLCARLVRFVERALDFKIKPGIVCWTDSTITLGWIRSDSVTRDVFVNIRVREIQHLTPPSHWHHCSGSNNPADLMTRGLLADKLIGNNLWFSGPCNLSDPTFSIQDGDNSIIVNETVNYESEDHLVCLSVQTATPMFDVEKYNNLNKSIRIVGYVQRFMSNCKAKGSGVAVNTGGFTTEELDKAKARLIYVVQREAFPSEIQALSDQRLIPKNSKLRKLDPFIDDKGIVRIKGRLQFSDLGYESKHPIILPKGHFSKLLVQFQHKFLKHAGVNSIVSSLRSSFHVTGVRRMAKTVVRECLDCCRHDSRPCSQPAAPLPDLRVTPAPPFAVTGIDFAGPVFSADYQGKKLYMLLFTCAIVRAVHLELTESMSLVDFMQALWKFAARRGIPSVIYSDNAKTFVAASSEVQKVFGHLAPKWRFNVPRSPWNITSKPPVDIEPYVVTPDDLRDREEIVNKRLEQFWSVWRKDYIANLPPVVKGFNQKCRLNVGSTVLVKEDHMPRLQWPIGVIVNVYPGRDGLIRSVDVKTRKGIVNRSIQRLHDLEINAHLNPGLNNLSVEVPEHVNDNSEMNIDVIDDKTAEQNPNGNTVVDGNMYSKKGRQIKRPHKLDL, from the exons ATGGAGCAGTTACATAGGGCAAAGGCAGCGGCTGAGGGCTGGGTGACTCGAGTTAGTAATAGAATAGAGGACTTACTAGTACGAGACCCACCTCCTACCTCATGCGATTTAATAGAAGCTCTAGAAGAGATGGATAAAAGACTCTTTAAACTAGAAGAAGTGCAGGATAAATTAGAAATGCTACTCGAACCCGAGGaattagaaaattacttggaacaaGCAGATCGTGCACGGCTTAGGGCTAGGCAGACTAGGCTGAGATGTGCAAATAGGCTTAAAGATATTTCGGCAGCAGGTATCAGTGATGACGACCGTGGAAGTTCTGCAAGTACAGCATCCATTCATGCAAGGCTGCCAAAACTAGAATTACCAAGATTTGATGGCGAAATAACCCAATGGCAGAGTTTCTGGGACCAGTTTTCGTCCCACATAGACAACACCGAGTTACCAGTCATTAGTAAGTTGACCTACTTGTTATCCCTGTTAGACGGTCCTGCCAAGGATGTGGTGCAAGGCGTGCCACACACCAGTGCCAGCTATAGAACAGTTGTCGACTTACTCAAGGAAAGATTTGGCAAGTCTGTGTGCATTATTCATGCTCATGTCCAAGCTCTTCTTTCCCTTCAAGTACCTGTCAACCAAGGTAAGAGCTACACAAAACAACTTTGGAGACTTCGGGATGAAGTCATAAAGCGTACAAGAAGCTTAGATGCCCTTGGAGTAACAGGCAACCAGTGTGAGGTTCTCCTAACCCCTATAATTGTGTCTCGGCTTCCAATGGAGTTGAGGCTACAATGGTCAAGAGAGTGTAGTGGCCATGAAAGTGATCTTGAATGGTTGTTAGAGTGGCTTAAAAGGGAAATAGAAGTGCTAGAAAGAAGTGAGATGTACAGAAAAAATATCCCAGCTTCTGGGCCTCATGGTAGAAATGAGGAAAGAAAGAATATTAATAGTAAAGATGGCAGAGATAATTTGTATACAACTCCTGCCTTACATGCGGTTTCTCAAAGTGAAGGTTCAAATTGTGTTTTTTGTACGAAGCTAAACCATAAATCTGAAAGGTGTCACAAGTTTTTAGCATTGGATGGGCAGCAGAGGTATGACAAGATAAGAGAATTAGgtgtttgttttaaatgtttgaataaGGGCCATATTTCTAAAAATTGTAAGGTAAGGTGTACTAAGTGTCAAGGTGGCCATAATGTAGTAATGTGTGGCATTAAGGTGAATATGGCCCCCCAAACAAATGTAGAAAATGGTGATCACGTGGCACCTCCCTCGGCTAGTATGTTGTCAGGCCACTATAGTAATAAGACTGTATTACAAACGGCTAAGGTAAAGGTAATGAATAATAAGGGAGGTTTTGTCACTGCTAAATTGTTGTTCGATAGTGGTTGTGATCGCTCCTATGTTAGTAGTAAGTTTACAGAAATTTGTAAACCTGAATGGGTTACTAGGACTGAAGCCCCTTACAGTAGCTTTGGTGGGCATAGCTCTGGTAAGGATATAGAAACTAATGTTTACAAGTTAAATGTCTTGGATAATAAAGGTGAAATTATTCCTATTTTTGCTGCAAGTATTCCAAAGATATGTAACCCCTTAGTTAGACCAGTAGTTCCAACCCACATCCTAGATGCTTTTAGTCATTTAGATTTAGCAGATGACTTTGATGATAGTTCTCTTTTAGAGATAGATATTCTTATAGGTTTGGATTACTACTGGAGCCTCATGAATCCTGAAGATGCTGTACAGGTGGGGAAAACTGTTGCCATGAGTTCAGTGTTTGGTTGGGTTTTATCGGGAAATGTTGGCAAGGGGTGTAATTTTACTAAGGTTGTAAGTACGTCTTCATTATCAGACTTTGTGTCCTCATCTCCCCAGCTCTTAAGTATATCAGGGGTATCCGATGCTGATatgtcatatttttgggatttagaAACTATTGGTATTACTAGTAAGGAATGTAAAGAAGATATCAAGGAAAGTGTAGTTCAAGAGTTTGAAGATAAAATAGATTTTGTAAATGGCAGGTATGAAGTTCAGTTACCTTGGAAAAATAACAGCATTAAGGATTCACTGATGAGTAATGTAAATCAAGCAATGAAGAGATTAAATAAGCTTTTGGTTAGATTTGAGAAAGATGGAGATTTAAAGGATGCGTATATGAATGTTTTTGATGAATATGCGTCCTTGGGGATAATTGAGGAAATTCCCTCCGAGGACTTGGTGTCACAGGGACCCATTTATTACATGCCTCATAGACCTGTTGTTAAATTAAATAGCAGCACTACAAAGATACGTCCAGTTTTTGATGCTTCTGCTAAGGGGCCTATTGGAATCTCGCTTAATGATTGCATGTTGACAGGTCCTTCTCTAAACCCAGATTTAGTAGAGATATTGATTAGATTTAGACGTTGGCCGTACGTGATCTCTGCTGATGTTGTTAAGGCCTTTTTACAAATTAATGTTCACAGTCAGGACAAAAATGTCCATAGATTTTTGATGCCAGGTAAGGATGGAGTAAGACATATGAGATTTAATAGAGTTGTTTTTGGCAACACCTCAAGCCCCTTTCTACTAAATGTTGTTGTTAAACACCATTTAAGCAATTACTCAGAATGTGAAGCTGTTCAAGATTTAAAAAGAGATATGTACGTGGACAATTGGTTTAGTGGAGCTGATACTGTAGAAGAAGTAGCAACCAAATTTAAGACTGCATATGATATTATGGCTGATGCTAATATGTCCCTTGAAAAGGTTTCTTCCAATAGTGTAGTAATTGCTTCTAAATTTAAGGACAAAATGCAAATTTTGagtgatgatgaaattaatatggTGCTAGGTCTTAAATGGTCAAATTATgatgataaattttcttattttggtctTCATCTGGGTCCTGATTTTGAAATTTCATATACAAAGAGAACTGTCTTGAGTTTGATAGCTAAGGTGTTTGATCCTTGTGGGTTTATCAGCCCCTTTATAATGTATGCAAAAATAATATTCCAGGATATATGGAAGTTGGGTATTTCTTGGGATGACAAGTTGCCAGATGAATTAGAGAGAAAATTCAAGAAATGGATTGATAGTACTAGATACTTTAGTTCCCTAGCTATAAGGAGATGTTATTTTACAAATGTACCTTGGAAGAGTATTGAACACATTGAAATACATGGATTTGGAGATGCCTCTGAGAAGGGATTTGGTGCATGTGTATACTTAAGGGTTTGTCTTGGAAATGATTGTCAATCTTCACTTGTCATGTCTAAAGCCAGAGTAGCACCAATTAAGAAACTTACCCTTCCTAAATTGGAATTAATGGGAGCCTTATTGTGTGCTAGATTGGTAAGATTTGTCGAAAGGGCTCTGGATTTTAAGATCAAACCTGGGATTGTATGTTGGACAGATTCCACTATAACTTTAGGATGGATAAGGAGTGATTCAGTAACAAGGGATGTGTTTGTTAACATCAGAGTTAGAGAAATTCAGCACTTGACACCTCCCAGTCACTGGCATCACTGTAGTGGGTCAAATAATCCCGCTGACTTGATGACTAGAGGGTTATTAGCGGATAAGCTTATTGGAAATAACCTTTGGTTTAGTGGTCCTTGTAATCTGTCGGATCCTACATTTAGTATTCAGGACGGTGATAACTCCATTATTGTTAATGAGACTGTAAATTATGAATCTGAAGACCATCTAGTATGCTTAAGTGTCCAGACTGCAACTCCCATGTTTGATgttgaaaaatacaataatcttAATAAGTCAATAAGAATTGTTGGGTATGTTCAAAGGTTTATGAGCAATTGTAAAGCAAAAGGTTCAGGGGTTGCTGTGAATACTGGTGGTTTTACTACTGAAGAATTAGATAAGGCTAAAGCAAGGTTGATTTATGTAGTGCAAAGAGAAGCTTTCCCCAGTGAAATCCAAGCTTTGTCTGATCAAAGGTTGATTCCTAAAAATTCTAaattaagaaaactggatccattTATTGATGATAAAGGTATTGTGAGGATAAAGGGTAGACTTCAGTTTTCTGACTTGGGTTATGAGTCAAAACACCCAATCATTCTTCCTAAAGGACATTTCTCCAAGCTTTTAGTACAGTTCCAACATAAGTTTCTAAAACATGCTGGTGTAAACAGCATTGTTTCATCATTAAGATCTAGTTTTCATGTAACTGGTGTAAGAAGAATGGCTAAGACTGTTGTACGGGAATGTCTAGATTGTTGCCGGCACGATAGCCGTCCTTGTAGTCAACCTGCTGCCCCATTGCCTGATTTGAGGGTTACTCCAGCACCCCCTTTTGCAGTTACAGGTATAGATTTTGCAGGGCCAGTATTTAGTGCTGATTAtcaaggaaagaaattatatatgttgcTTTTTACTTGTGCTATAGTTAGAGCAGTGCATCTGGAACTCACGGAGTCCATGTCATTGGTCGATTTTATGCAGGCTTTATGGAAATTTGCTGCTCGTCGAGGTATTCCGAGCGTAATTTATTCCGATAATGCTAAAACCTTTGTCGCAGCCTCCTCGGAAGTGCAGAAGGTATTTGGACACTTAGCACCTAAATGGAGGTTTAACGTACCAAGATCACCATG gaatataactTCTAAACCCCCTGTTGACATTGAACCATATGTTGTAACTCCAGATGATCTACGTGATAGAGAAGAAATTGTAAATAAAAGGTTGGAACAGTTTTGGAGTGTGTGGAGGAAAGATTACATAGCAAATCTACCCCCAGTAGTTAAGGGGTTTAACCAAAAATGTAGATTGAATGTTGGTAGCACTGTGCTTGTTAAAGAAGATCATATGCCCAGATTACAGTGGCCTATTGGAGTTATTGTAAATGTATACCCTGGAAGGGATGGGTTGATTCGCAGTGTTGATGTAAAAACTAGGAAAGGTATTGTTAACAGATCAATACAAAGACTTCATGATTTGGAGATCAATGCTCACTTGAACCCTGGTTTAAATAATCTTTCTGTGGAAGTCCCTGAACATGTAAATGATAATTCTGAAATGAATATTGATGTAATAGATGATAAGACAGCTGAACAGAATCCTAATGGAAATACTGTTGTTGATGGTAACATGTATTCTAAGAAGGGTCGCCAAATTAAAAGACCTCACAAATTAGATTTGTAA